The proteins below come from a single Micropterus dolomieu isolate WLL.071019.BEF.003 ecotype Adirondacks linkage group LG05, ASM2129224v1, whole genome shotgun sequence genomic window:
- the orc1 gene encoding origin recognition complex subunit 1 isoform X2 has translation MKYFTRLRVRRVYRWLGEPRSFNRKLKTYEYRSLAISVEGLPRTTVINTGQHILIEGEDEDNPYVAKVIRLFGDESGKQKKAVVQWFARVSEVPLGKLKLLGREPHPQEIFYYEGRSCDDEVDAESILRPVQVKHLDGAAPFPDSGDKDALYVKLSWDSKTFKVVDSAPASSPPPCPKTSLPPSPPCSPPAAAPASRGPSRRALPTPDLAVMRRAATGEVRHSRATVSAGKAGPAEAESLHSATKLSASKCLSARRRNSSARTPGVRKKLELSSPEKKSMIGEDVQLQDEELESEVELADRLSSSPPLALSHRLTPLRKAHRPPVARDAFLLKPVFNKRSAPEADSPPSSAGDDSTRELLDKSPQQGDVMEAGLPTGSVRTPRRRNATPRRKSESQKASTPSRKKEPKTLREPALGVLAEEEHENSPMLPVTTTPRSSKRKSAQLVSSRIRKQLNLLDNQQDLNSDGEDEDEFVPSKKELRSSSEDDDDGEEEAGLDSDEEVVSKKGRHAAAGSRTPRSKQRTRSSTRTPRKTPSRKVTPGTPRTPHRATPSIPSRSLPARQPANVLEEARTRLHVSAVPESLPCREQEFQDIYSFVESKIIDGTGGCMYISGVPGTGKTATVHEVMRCLQHAADVDEIPPFHFIEINGMKMTDPHQAYVQILQKLTGQKATADHAAALLEKRFSNPAPRKETTVLLVDELDLLWTRKQNVMYNLFDWPTRRHARLVVLTIANTMDLPERIMINRVASRLGLTRMSFQPYSFKQLQQIIMSRLNKVKAFEEDALQLVSRKVAALSGDARRCLDICRRATEICEHSAAVPSAPGLVGMSHVMEALNEMFSSAYITAIKCASVQEQLFLRAVISEFRRLGLEEATFQQVFVQHQALCRVEGLQPISVSEGLAVCQRLGACRLLLLEPSRLGVLQRIRINVSQDDVLYSLKAD, from the exons ATGAAATATTTCACCAGACTGAGAGTCAGGAGGGTTTACAGGTGGCTCGGAGAGCCGCGGAGCTTCAATAGGAAGTTAAAGACTTATGAATATCG ctCTTTGGCCATCAGTGTGGAGGGTCTCCCGAGGACCACGGTCATTAACACGGGCCAACACATCCTCATCGAGGGAGAGGATGAAGACAACCCGTACGTGGCCAAAGTCATCCGGCTGTTCGGAGACG AGAGCGGGAAGCAGAAGAAGGCCGTGGTTCAGTGGTTTGCTCGCGTGTCTGAAGTGCCTTTGGGCAAACTGAAGCTGCTGGGCAGAGAGCCGCACCCGCAGGAGATCTTCTACTATGAGGGCCGCAGCTGCGACGACGAGGTCGACGCCGAGTCCATCCTCAGACCTGTGCAG GTGAAGCACCTGGATGGAGCAGCTCCGTTCCCGGACTCTGGCGATAAAGACGCTCTGTACGTGAAGCTTTCCTGGGACTCAAAGACCTTCAAAGTGGTGGACTCTGCCCCggcttcctcccctcctccctgtcCCAAAACCTCCCTCCCACCTTCTCCACCCTGCTCACCTCCTGCAGCGGCACCAGCGTCTCGAGGCCCCTCTCGACGCGCCCTGCCGACTCCGGACCTCGCCGTCATGCGCAGGGCCGCGACTGGTGAAGTGAGACATAGCAGGGCCACCGTGAGCGCCGGGAAGGCCGGCCCTGCGGAAGCCGAGTCTCTGCACTCCGCCACCAAACTCTCGGCCTCAAAATGCCTGAGCGCCAGGAGGAGGAACAGCTCGGCCAGGACGCCCGGCGTCCGCAAGAAGCTGGAGCTCAGCA GTCCGGAGAAGAAGTCGATGATCGGTGAGGACGTCCAGCTGCAGgatgaggagctggagtcggaaGTGGAGTTGGCTGACAGGCTATCGTCCTCTCCTCCCCTGGCCCTGTCCCACCGGCTCACCCCCCTCAGGAAGGCCCACAGACCCCCCGTCGCTCGGGACGCGTTCCTCTTGAAGCCCGTCTTCAACAAACGGTCTGCCCCTGAGGCGGACAGTCCTCCGTCGTCTGCCGGAGACGACTCCACCAG GGAGCTGTTGGATAAAAGTCCTCAGCAGGGTGACGTGATGGAGGCAGGGTTACCGACCGGCTCGGTTAGGACACCCAGAAGAAGAAACGCCACGCCGAGGAGAAAGTCAGAGAGTCAGAA AGCTTCCACTCCTTCTCGGAAAAAAGAACCGAAAACCCTGAGGGAACCGGCCCTGGGAGTACT CGCTGAAGAGGAACATGAGAACTCTCCGATGCTGCCGGTCACCACCACACCGAGGAGCTCTAAGAGGAAGTCGGCCCAGCTGGTGTCGTCTCGCATCAGAAAACAGCT GAATCTTCTGGACAACCAGCAGGACCTGAACTCGGACGGCGAAGACGAGGACGAGTTTGTTCCCTCCAAGAAGGAGCTGCGGAGCAGCAGCGAGGACGATGATGATGGGGAAGAGGAGGCGGGGCTGGATAGTGACGAAGAAGTGGTGTCGAAAAAGGGCAGACATGCAGCTGCAGGGTCTCGTACTCCTCGTTCAAAGCAGAGAACTCGCTCCTCGACCAGAACGCCACGAAAAACTCCCAGCAGAAAG GTCACACCCGGCACGCCACGGACTCCTCATCGCGCCACTCCCAGCATCCCCAGCAGGTCGCTACCAGCGCGACAGCCGGCTAATGTTCTGGAGGAGGCCAGAACGAG GCTGCACGTGTCCGCCGTGCCGGAGTCTCTGCCCTGCAGAGAGCAGGAATTCCAGGACATCTACAGCTTCGTGGAGAGCAAGATCATAGATGGCACGGGAGG GTGTATGTACATCTCAGGTGTGCCGGGCACAGGGAAGACGGCCACAGTCCACGAGGTGATGCGCTGTCTGCAGCACGCGGCAGACGTGGACGAGATCCCTCCTTTCCACTTCATCGAGATCAATGGGATGAAGATGACGGATCCTCATCAGGCCTATGTCCAGATCCTGCAG AAACTGACGGGTCAAAAGGCCACGGCCGACCACGCAGCCGCCCTGCTGGAGAAGAGATTCAGCAACCCTGCACCCAGGAAGGAGACCACCGTGCTGCTGGTGGATGAA TTGGACCTGTTGTGGACCAGGAAGCAGAACGTGATGTACAACCTGTTCGACTGGCCGACGCGGCGTCACGCTCGCCTGGTGGTGCTGACCATCGCCAACACCATGGACCTGCCGGAGAGGATCATGATCAACAGAGTGGCCAGCAGACTG gGTTTGACCAGGATGTCGTTCCAGCCGTACAGCTtcaagcagctgcagcagatcaTCATGTCCAGGCTGAACAAGGTGAAGGCCTTCGAGGAGGACGCTCTCCAGCTGGTGTCCAGGAAG GTGGCCGCTCTGTCGGGCGACGCTCGCCGGTGTTTGGACATCTGTCGCAGGGCAACGGAGATCTGCGAGCACTCGGCCGCCGTCCCTTCTGCCCCAGGATTGGTGGGAATGAGTCACGTGATGGAGGCGCTGAACGAGATGTTCTCCTCCGCCTACATCACTGCCATCAA gtgtgcgTCAGTGCAGGAGCAGCTCTTCCTCAGGGCGGTCATCTCTGAGTTTCGGCGGCTGGGATTGGAGGAGGCCACCTTCCAACAG
- the orc1 gene encoding origin recognition complex subunit 1 isoform X3 yields the protein MKYFTRLRVRRVYRWLGEPRSFNRKLKTYEYRSLAISVEGLPRTTVINTGQHILIEGEDEDNPYVAKVIRLFGDESGKQKKAVVQWFARVSEVPLGKLKLLGREPHPQEIFYYEGRSCDDEVDAESILRPVQVKHLDGAAPFPDSGDKDALYVKLSWDSKTFKVVDSAPASSPPPCPKTSLPPSPPCSPPAAAPASRGPSRRALPTPDLAVMRRAATGEVRHSRATVSAGKAGPAEAESLHSATKLSASKCLSARRRNSSARTPGVRKKLELSSPEKKSMIGEDVQLQDEELESEVELADRLSSSPPLALSHRLTPLRKAHRPPVARDAFLLKPVFNKRSAPEADSPPSSAGDDSTRASTPSRKKEPKTLREPALGVLAEEEHENSPMLPVTTTPRSSKRKSAQLVSSRIRKQLNLLDNQQDLNSDGEDEDEFVPSKKELRSSSEDDDDGEEEAGLDSDEEVVSKKGRHAAAGSRTPRSKQRTRSSTRTPRKTPSRKVTPGTPRTPHRATPSIPSRSLPARQPANVLEEARTRLHVSAVPESLPCREQEFQDIYSFVESKIIDGTGGCMYISGVPGTGKTATVHEVMRCLQHAADVDEIPPFHFIEINGMKMTDPHQAYVQILQKLTGQKATADHAAALLEKRFSNPAPRKETTVLLVDELDLLWTRKQNVMYNLFDWPTRRHARLVVLTIANTMDLPERIMINRVASRLGLTRMSFQPYSFKQLQQIIMSRLNKVKAFEEDALQLVSRKVAALSGDARRCLDICRRATEICEHSAAVPSAPGLVGMSHVMEALNEMFSSAYITAIKCASVQEQLFLRAVISEFRRLGLEEATFQQVFVQHQALCRVEGLQPISVSEGLAVCQRLGACRLLLLEPSRLGVLQRIRINVSQDDVLYSLKAD from the exons ATGAAATATTTCACCAGACTGAGAGTCAGGAGGGTTTACAGGTGGCTCGGAGAGCCGCGGAGCTTCAATAGGAAGTTAAAGACTTATGAATATCG ctCTTTGGCCATCAGTGTGGAGGGTCTCCCGAGGACCACGGTCATTAACACGGGCCAACACATCCTCATCGAGGGAGAGGATGAAGACAACCCGTACGTGGCCAAAGTCATCCGGCTGTTCGGAGACG AGAGCGGGAAGCAGAAGAAGGCCGTGGTTCAGTGGTTTGCTCGCGTGTCTGAAGTGCCTTTGGGCAAACTGAAGCTGCTGGGCAGAGAGCCGCACCCGCAGGAGATCTTCTACTATGAGGGCCGCAGCTGCGACGACGAGGTCGACGCCGAGTCCATCCTCAGACCTGTGCAG GTGAAGCACCTGGATGGAGCAGCTCCGTTCCCGGACTCTGGCGATAAAGACGCTCTGTACGTGAAGCTTTCCTGGGACTCAAAGACCTTCAAAGTGGTGGACTCTGCCCCggcttcctcccctcctccctgtcCCAAAACCTCCCTCCCACCTTCTCCACCCTGCTCACCTCCTGCAGCGGCACCAGCGTCTCGAGGCCCCTCTCGACGCGCCCTGCCGACTCCGGACCTCGCCGTCATGCGCAGGGCCGCGACTGGTGAAGTGAGACATAGCAGGGCCACCGTGAGCGCCGGGAAGGCCGGCCCTGCGGAAGCCGAGTCTCTGCACTCCGCCACCAAACTCTCGGCCTCAAAATGCCTGAGCGCCAGGAGGAGGAACAGCTCGGCCAGGACGCCCGGCGTCCGCAAGAAGCTGGAGCTCAGCA GTCCGGAGAAGAAGTCGATGATCGGTGAGGACGTCCAGCTGCAGgatgaggagctggagtcggaaGTGGAGTTGGCTGACAGGCTATCGTCCTCTCCTCCCCTGGCCCTGTCCCACCGGCTCACCCCCCTCAGGAAGGCCCACAGACCCCCCGTCGCTCGGGACGCGTTCCTCTTGAAGCCCGTCTTCAACAAACGGTCTGCCCCTGAGGCGGACAGTCCTCCGTCGTCTGCCGGAGACGACTCCACCAG AGCTTCCACTCCTTCTCGGAAAAAAGAACCGAAAACCCTGAGGGAACCGGCCCTGGGAGTACT CGCTGAAGAGGAACATGAGAACTCTCCGATGCTGCCGGTCACCACCACACCGAGGAGCTCTAAGAGGAAGTCGGCCCAGCTGGTGTCGTCTCGCATCAGAAAACAGCT GAATCTTCTGGACAACCAGCAGGACCTGAACTCGGACGGCGAAGACGAGGACGAGTTTGTTCCCTCCAAGAAGGAGCTGCGGAGCAGCAGCGAGGACGATGATGATGGGGAAGAGGAGGCGGGGCTGGATAGTGACGAAGAAGTGGTGTCGAAAAAGGGCAGACATGCAGCTGCAGGGTCTCGTACTCCTCGTTCAAAGCAGAGAACTCGCTCCTCGACCAGAACGCCACGAAAAACTCCCAGCAGAAAG GTCACACCCGGCACGCCACGGACTCCTCATCGCGCCACTCCCAGCATCCCCAGCAGGTCGCTACCAGCGCGACAGCCGGCTAATGTTCTGGAGGAGGCCAGAACGAG GCTGCACGTGTCCGCCGTGCCGGAGTCTCTGCCCTGCAGAGAGCAGGAATTCCAGGACATCTACAGCTTCGTGGAGAGCAAGATCATAGATGGCACGGGAGG GTGTATGTACATCTCAGGTGTGCCGGGCACAGGGAAGACGGCCACAGTCCACGAGGTGATGCGCTGTCTGCAGCACGCGGCAGACGTGGACGAGATCCCTCCTTTCCACTTCATCGAGATCAATGGGATGAAGATGACGGATCCTCATCAGGCCTATGTCCAGATCCTGCAG AAACTGACGGGTCAAAAGGCCACGGCCGACCACGCAGCCGCCCTGCTGGAGAAGAGATTCAGCAACCCTGCACCCAGGAAGGAGACCACCGTGCTGCTGGTGGATGAA TTGGACCTGTTGTGGACCAGGAAGCAGAACGTGATGTACAACCTGTTCGACTGGCCGACGCGGCGTCACGCTCGCCTGGTGGTGCTGACCATCGCCAACACCATGGACCTGCCGGAGAGGATCATGATCAACAGAGTGGCCAGCAGACTG gGTTTGACCAGGATGTCGTTCCAGCCGTACAGCTtcaagcagctgcagcagatcaTCATGTCCAGGCTGAACAAGGTGAAGGCCTTCGAGGAGGACGCTCTCCAGCTGGTGTCCAGGAAG GTGGCCGCTCTGTCGGGCGACGCTCGCCGGTGTTTGGACATCTGTCGCAGGGCAACGGAGATCTGCGAGCACTCGGCCGCCGTCCCTTCTGCCCCAGGATTGGTGGGAATGAGTCACGTGATGGAGGCGCTGAACGAGATGTTCTCCTCCGCCTACATCACTGCCATCAA gtgtgcgTCAGTGCAGGAGCAGCTCTTCCTCAGGGCGGTCATCTCTGAGTTTCGGCGGCTGGGATTGGAGGAGGCCACCTTCCAACAG
- the prpf38a gene encoding pre-mRNA-splicing factor 38A has product MANRTVKDANSIHGTNPQYLVEKITRTRIYESKYWKEECFGLTAELVVDKAMELKYVGGVYGGNIKPTPFLCLTLKMLQIQPEKDIIVEFIKNEDFKYVRLLGAMYMRLTGTAVDCYKYLEPLYNDYRKIKSQNRNGEFELMHVDEFIDELLHAERMCDIILPRLQKRHVLEEAEMLDPRISALEEDLDEVETSEDEEDEEEEKPERLQTPEPHRRSYRDNDRPRRSPSPRYRRSRSPRRRSRSPKRRSPSPRRERHRSKSPRRHRSRSRERRHRSKSPGHHRSHRHRSHSKSPERSSKKSHKKSRRGNE; this is encoded by the exons ATGGCAAACCGAACCGTTAAAGATGCAAACAGTATCCACGGGACCAACCCTCAGTACCTGGTGGAGAAAATCACCCGGACTCGAATCTACGAGTCTAAATACTGGAAGGAGGAGTGTTTCGGTCTGACCG CTGAGCTGGTTGTCGACAAAGCCATGGAGTTGAAGTATGTTGGTGGAGTTTATGGTGGAAACATAAAGCCCACTCCCTTCCTCTGCCTCACCCTGAAGATGCTGCAGATTCAACCTGAAAAAGACATCATTGTTGAGTTTATAAAAAACGAGGACTTCAA ATATGTTCGTTTACTTGGCGCGATGTACATGAGACTAACTGGCACAGCAGTGGATTGCTACAAATACCTGGAGCCGCTGTACAACGACTACAGAAAAATCAAGAGTCAGAACAGAAATGGAG agttTGAGTTGATGCATGTGGACGAGTTCATCGACGAGCTCCTTCATGCAGAGAGGATGTGCGACATCATTCTGCCCCGCCTCCAG aagAGACATGTCCTTGAGGAGGCTGAGATGTTAGACCCACGAATCAGCGCTCTGGAGGAAGACCTGGATGAGGTGGAGACTAGTGAAGATGAAGAAGACGAGGAAGAAGAAAAG CCGGAGAGACTCCAGACCCCCGAACCCCACAGGCGCAGTTATCGAGACAACGACAGACCTCGCCGATCTCCCTCACCTCGTTACAGACGCAGCCGCTCACCCAGACG GAGGAGCAGATCTCCGAAGAGGCGAAG CCCATCGCCCCGGAGAGAACGCCATCGCAGCAAGAGCCCCCGCCGCCATCGCAGCCGGTCCAGAGAAAGACGCCACCGCTCCAAATCTCCAG GTCACCACAGAAGCCACAGACATCGCAGCCACTCAAAGTCCCCAGAGAG GAGTTCAAAAAAAAGTCACAAGAAGAGTCGAAGAGGAAACGAGTGA
- the orc1 gene encoding origin recognition complex subunit 1 isoform X1, translated as MKYFTRLRVRRVYRWLGEPRSFNRKLKTYEYRSLAISVEGLPRTTVINTGQHILIEGEDEDNPYVAKVIRLFGDESGKQKKAVVQWFARVSEVPLGKLKLLGREPHPQEIFYYEGRSCDDEVDAESILRPVQVKHLDGAAPFPDSGDKDALYVKLSWDSKTFKVVDSAPASSPPPCPKTSLPPSPPCSPPAAAPASRGPSRRALPTPDLAVMRRAATGEVRHSRATVSAGKAGPAEAESLHSATKLSASKCLSARRRNSSARTPGVRKKLELSSPEKKSMIGEDVQLQDEELESEVELADRLSSSPPLALSHRLTPLRKAHRPPVARDAFLLKPVFNKRSAPEADSPPSSAGDDSTRLTGASSRELLDKSPQQGDVMEAGLPTGSVRTPRRRNATPRRKSESQKASTPSRKKEPKTLREPALGVLAEEEHENSPMLPVTTTPRSSKRKSAQLVSSRIRKQLNLLDNQQDLNSDGEDEDEFVPSKKELRSSSEDDDDGEEEAGLDSDEEVVSKKGRHAAAGSRTPRSKQRTRSSTRTPRKTPSRKVTPGTPRTPHRATPSIPSRSLPARQPANVLEEARTRLHVSAVPESLPCREQEFQDIYSFVESKIIDGTGGCMYISGVPGTGKTATVHEVMRCLQHAADVDEIPPFHFIEINGMKMTDPHQAYVQILQKLTGQKATADHAAALLEKRFSNPAPRKETTVLLVDELDLLWTRKQNVMYNLFDWPTRRHARLVVLTIANTMDLPERIMINRVASRLGLTRMSFQPYSFKQLQQIIMSRLNKVKAFEEDALQLVSRKVAALSGDARRCLDICRRATEICEHSAAVPSAPGLVGMSHVMEALNEMFSSAYITAIKCASVQEQLFLRAVISEFRRLGLEEATFQQVFVQHQALCRVEGLQPISVSEGLAVCQRLGACRLLLLEPSRLGVLQRIRINVSQDDVLYSLKAD; from the exons ATGAAATATTTCACCAGACTGAGAGTCAGGAGGGTTTACAGGTGGCTCGGAGAGCCGCGGAGCTTCAATAGGAAGTTAAAGACTTATGAATATCG ctCTTTGGCCATCAGTGTGGAGGGTCTCCCGAGGACCACGGTCATTAACACGGGCCAACACATCCTCATCGAGGGAGAGGATGAAGACAACCCGTACGTGGCCAAAGTCATCCGGCTGTTCGGAGACG AGAGCGGGAAGCAGAAGAAGGCCGTGGTTCAGTGGTTTGCTCGCGTGTCTGAAGTGCCTTTGGGCAAACTGAAGCTGCTGGGCAGAGAGCCGCACCCGCAGGAGATCTTCTACTATGAGGGCCGCAGCTGCGACGACGAGGTCGACGCCGAGTCCATCCTCAGACCTGTGCAG GTGAAGCACCTGGATGGAGCAGCTCCGTTCCCGGACTCTGGCGATAAAGACGCTCTGTACGTGAAGCTTTCCTGGGACTCAAAGACCTTCAAAGTGGTGGACTCTGCCCCggcttcctcccctcctccctgtcCCAAAACCTCCCTCCCACCTTCTCCACCCTGCTCACCTCCTGCAGCGGCACCAGCGTCTCGAGGCCCCTCTCGACGCGCCCTGCCGACTCCGGACCTCGCCGTCATGCGCAGGGCCGCGACTGGTGAAGTGAGACATAGCAGGGCCACCGTGAGCGCCGGGAAGGCCGGCCCTGCGGAAGCCGAGTCTCTGCACTCCGCCACCAAACTCTCGGCCTCAAAATGCCTGAGCGCCAGGAGGAGGAACAGCTCGGCCAGGACGCCCGGCGTCCGCAAGAAGCTGGAGCTCAGCA GTCCGGAGAAGAAGTCGATGATCGGTGAGGACGTCCAGCTGCAGgatgaggagctggagtcggaaGTGGAGTTGGCTGACAGGCTATCGTCCTCTCCTCCCCTGGCCCTGTCCCACCGGCTCACCCCCCTCAGGAAGGCCCACAGACCCCCCGTCGCTCGGGACGCGTTCCTCTTGAAGCCCGTCTTCAACAAACGGTCTGCCCCTGAGGCGGACAGTCCTCCGTCGTCTGCCGGAGACGACTCCACCAG ACTCACTGGGGCCTCTTCCAGGGAGCTGTTGGATAAAAGTCCTCAGCAGGGTGACGTGATGGAGGCAGGGTTACCGACCGGCTCGGTTAGGACACCCAGAAGAAGAAACGCCACGCCGAGGAGAAAGTCAGAGAGTCAGAA AGCTTCCACTCCTTCTCGGAAAAAAGAACCGAAAACCCTGAGGGAACCGGCCCTGGGAGTACT CGCTGAAGAGGAACATGAGAACTCTCCGATGCTGCCGGTCACCACCACACCGAGGAGCTCTAAGAGGAAGTCGGCCCAGCTGGTGTCGTCTCGCATCAGAAAACAGCT GAATCTTCTGGACAACCAGCAGGACCTGAACTCGGACGGCGAAGACGAGGACGAGTTTGTTCCCTCCAAGAAGGAGCTGCGGAGCAGCAGCGAGGACGATGATGATGGGGAAGAGGAGGCGGGGCTGGATAGTGACGAAGAAGTGGTGTCGAAAAAGGGCAGACATGCAGCTGCAGGGTCTCGTACTCCTCGTTCAAAGCAGAGAACTCGCTCCTCGACCAGAACGCCACGAAAAACTCCCAGCAGAAAG GTCACACCCGGCACGCCACGGACTCCTCATCGCGCCACTCCCAGCATCCCCAGCAGGTCGCTACCAGCGCGACAGCCGGCTAATGTTCTGGAGGAGGCCAGAACGAG GCTGCACGTGTCCGCCGTGCCGGAGTCTCTGCCCTGCAGAGAGCAGGAATTCCAGGACATCTACAGCTTCGTGGAGAGCAAGATCATAGATGGCACGGGAGG GTGTATGTACATCTCAGGTGTGCCGGGCACAGGGAAGACGGCCACAGTCCACGAGGTGATGCGCTGTCTGCAGCACGCGGCAGACGTGGACGAGATCCCTCCTTTCCACTTCATCGAGATCAATGGGATGAAGATGACGGATCCTCATCAGGCCTATGTCCAGATCCTGCAG AAACTGACGGGTCAAAAGGCCACGGCCGACCACGCAGCCGCCCTGCTGGAGAAGAGATTCAGCAACCCTGCACCCAGGAAGGAGACCACCGTGCTGCTGGTGGATGAA TTGGACCTGTTGTGGACCAGGAAGCAGAACGTGATGTACAACCTGTTCGACTGGCCGACGCGGCGTCACGCTCGCCTGGTGGTGCTGACCATCGCCAACACCATGGACCTGCCGGAGAGGATCATGATCAACAGAGTGGCCAGCAGACTG gGTTTGACCAGGATGTCGTTCCAGCCGTACAGCTtcaagcagctgcagcagatcaTCATGTCCAGGCTGAACAAGGTGAAGGCCTTCGAGGAGGACGCTCTCCAGCTGGTGTCCAGGAAG GTGGCCGCTCTGTCGGGCGACGCTCGCCGGTGTTTGGACATCTGTCGCAGGGCAACGGAGATCTGCGAGCACTCGGCCGCCGTCCCTTCTGCCCCAGGATTGGTGGGAATGAGTCACGTGATGGAGGCGCTGAACGAGATGTTCTCCTCCGCCTACATCACTGCCATCAA gtgtgcgTCAGTGCAGGAGCAGCTCTTCCTCAGGGCGGTCATCTCTGAGTTTCGGCGGCTGGGATTGGAGGAGGCCACCTTCCAACAG